The genomic window CCGCCGGTCAACCGTTCGCCCGAGTCCAAATTACGCTCTCCGTCGGATAGCCCCGCCGCGCCGCGGCCCGTACGATACGATAAAGGACGACAGGCGCCGCCTGCGCGAAGCGGGGCGCCCTGAGGAGGCACGCGTGGAGCCGCCGCCGGTTTCGATGAGAGGTATCTTCCCGCCGATTCCGACGCCGTTCGACGCGGCCGGCGAGCTCGACCTCAAGGCGCTGGCGTCCAACTTCCACCGGTGGAATACGTTCCCGCTCGCCGGGTACGCGGTGTTGGGCACGAACGGTGAGATGCCGTACCTCAGCGACGCGGAGAAGCTCGCGTACTTCGAAGCGGCGCGGGCGCTCATCCCCGCCGGGAAGCTCTTCCTGGCGGGTTGCGGGTGCGAGTCGACGCACAGCACCATGGCCCTGGTCAAGAAGGCAGCGGCGCTTGGGGCCGACGTCGCGCTGCTGATCAACCCGAGCTACTACAAGTCCAAGATGGACGCCGCCGCGCTCACCGACTACTACCGGCGGGTGGCCGACGCGTCGCCGATTCCGGTCAGCATTTACAACATGCCCGCCAACACGATGGTGGATCTGCCGGCCGACCTGGTCATCGCGCTGTCAGCGCATCCCAATATCGCCGCGGTCAAGGACAGCAGCGGGAACCTCTCCAAGCTTGGAGAGATCATCAGGAACAGCCGTCCCGGATTCCAGGCGCTAGCCGGGTCCGCGGGGTTCCTGTATCCGGCCGTCGCGCTCGGCGCCGTCGGAGGCGTTCTCGCGCTGGCCAACATCGCGCCGCAGCAGTGCTGCGACCTCCTGACCCTCGCGGCGCGGGAAAAGCACGCGGACGCCAAGGCGCTTCAACTGCGCCTGATTGCGCCGAACACGGCGGTAACCGCGCGCTTCGGCGTGGCCGGGCTCAAGGCGGCGATGGACATGGCGGGCCTGTACGGGGGCAACCCGCGCAGCCCGCTGCAACCGCTCTCGGCCGGCCAGCGAGATGTCCTCCGCGGGATCCTGACCGAAGCGGAGATCGTCTAGGCCGCGGCTCTTCGGCTACGGTTTCGGGTCCGGAAGCACGCCGGTCAGGAGCCACCGCACTTTCGCCCGGAGATCGCCGGGGTCCGGGATCCAAAAGTCGAGGCGCTGCCGCGCCAGTGTGTCGTAGAGGACGGCCGGGCGGCCGTCGATCGATTCCGTGCTGATCTGCTCGGGCTTGAGCGGCTGCACGCGCTGCAGCCAGCCCAGGACCTGCGAGCTGGTGAGGTCGGTTTCAACGTCGGCGTGCGCGGTTTGAATGATCTCCGGCATGTGGATCACGACGCTCGGCTTGTGCGTTTGGGCCACAGCGGCGCGCAGGAACAGCTGCTGGCGGCGGATGCGGCCGATGTCGCCGTCTTTGTCGTGGCGGAAGCGCAGATACTGCTCCGCGTGCGCGCCGTCGAGCACCTGGTAGCCGGGATACAGGTTGATGTACAGACCCTGCAGGCGATCCGTATAGACCATCCGCTTCTCGACGTTGATCGGGACGCCGCCGATGAGGTCGACGATGTGGCGCATCGCCGGCAGGCTGAAGACGACGTAGTGGGCGATCGGGACGTTGAGCAGCCGCACGGTCGCCGCGCGCGCCCGGCCTATGCCGCCCGTAGCGTAAGCGTGCACCAGTTTGGTGTTGCTGATGCCCGGCAATGACACGTTGATGTCGCGGGGGATGCCGAGGATGCGCACCTTGTGGTGAGTGTCGTCCCAATGGATGACTTCGATTGTGTCGGTGCGCATCTTGTCTTGGGTCAGTCCCACCACGAGGAAGCGCGCGTCGCCCCGCGGGATGGCCGTCGGCTGGAGCCCCGAGGCCGGCGCCTGCGTGGACGGCCGGGGCGGGATCCGGGGGATAAACAGCACGGCCAGCAAGACGAGAAGGGCCGCGAGACGGACAGACCACTGCGCGAGAGTTTTCACTGGTGTGTGGTCACGGTGAACGATGTCCTGATTCGCTCGTCGTGAGTTCGCCTGCCTGCTCCCGATACCCTGCGCCCGTCTACAACGTATCATCCGCGCCGGCTCGCCGGGTTTCTCGCCGGCGGCGCACCGACGACCGGCGGGGGTACGCGATTTAGAACGCGGCACGCCCGGCCGAGTGACTGAGCGTGCGGCCGGCGCGATACGTGCGGTTGCCCCTCTGTTCGTCGGTTGGTATACTCTGATTCGGTCGAACGGCCCCATCGTCTAGAGGCCTAGGACGCGGCCCTCTCAAGGCTGAAACGGGGATTCGAATTCCCCTGGGGCCACCAATACCGATACTAGTCGACGGAGACGCGCGCGATCGGCTGTCGCGGCGTGGTCCACGTCCACGCGCCATTCATTCGGAAGTTCCAGATTGCCGCCGCACCGATTCCAATCACGTTCGAGATGAGGTACGGCGTGCCCGCCGTCGTCAGCGCGAAGAGCAGACCGAGCTGAACCGCCGAGGACACGCCCGTCACCACCCAGTACCGCAGGTATCGTCCTGCACGCATGGGCGCCGACGTCGACCGGCGGTCTTGCCACGTGAAAGCGTCGTTCAACAAGAAGTTAGAAGTCGTGGCGATCACGGTCCCGGCCGTCCCCGCCAGAAAATAGTGAATACCGCGGGTAGTAAGACCCCAGAGAACTCCCATGTTGACGAGCGCGCCGACAGACCCGACGAGACAGAACCGCAAGAACCGCAAGTCCTCGGGTTGAACCGCGAGGAGACGCAGGAGGTGCGCCAGGTACTCGCCTTGTTGGCGGAGCGTCAACTTGCTTGTTCCCCCGCCCCGGGCGCGAAACGTGTACGGCACCTCGGTGACACGCCGCAGGGGGGCACGGACGAGGATCTCAAGGAGGATCTTGTAGCCGACCGGCTGGAGTGCGATCCCTCGTACTGCTTCTCGGCGCACCACGAAAAACCCCGACATCGGATCGGCGACCAGCCGGGCCCGTCGAAGCAGCGCGCGGGCGAGGTGCGTGGCCACCTGCGACGCCAGGCGCCGGACAGCCGAAAACGCCTCGTAACCGCCGCCTCGGACGTTGCGGCTGGCGACGACAAGATCCGCGCCGGTACGCTCCAGAGCCTCAACGAGCGACGGAACGACCTCCGGCGGATGCTGAAGGTCCGCGTCGAGAACGCAGACCGCGTCACTCTCGGCGCGCCGGAATCCCTCTACCACGGCCGTTGCCAGTCCCCCGCGGATCTCGCGGTGCACGAGCACGATGTTGGGGTGCCCTACCGCCAGGCGGGCTATCTCGTCGTCGGTTCCGTCGGTGCTGTCGTCAACAAAGATCAAC from bacterium includes these protein-coding regions:
- a CDS encoding dihydrodipicolinate synthase family protein, whose protein sequence is MEPPPVSMRGIFPPIPTPFDAAGELDLKALASNFHRWNTFPLAGYAVLGTNGEMPYLSDAEKLAYFEAARALIPAGKLFLAGCGCESTHSTMALVKKAAALGADVALLINPSYYKSKMDAAALTDYYRRVADASPIPVSIYNMPANTMVDLPADLVIALSAHPNIAAVKDSSGNLSKLGEIIRNSRPGFQALAGSAGFLYPAVALGAVGGVLALANIAPQQCCDLLTLAAREKHADAKALQLRLIAPNTAVTARFGVAGLKAAMDMAGLYGGNPRSPLQPLSAGQRDVLRGILTEAEIV
- a CDS encoding LCP family protein, whose amino-acid sequence is MKTLAQWSVRLAALLVLLAVLFIPRIPPRPSTQAPASGLQPTAIPRGDARFLVVGLTQDKMRTDTIEVIHWDDTHHKVRILGIPRDINVSLPGISNTKLVHAYATGGIGRARAATVRLLNVPIAHYVVFSLPAMRHIVDLIGGVPINVEKRMVYTDRLQGLYINLYPGYQVLDGAHAEQYLRFRHDKDGDIGRIRRQQLFLRAAVAQTHKPSVVIHMPEIIQTAHADVETDLTSSQVLGWLQRVQPLKPEQISTESIDGRPAVLYDTLARQRLDFWIPDPGDLRAKVRWLLTGVLPDPKP
- a CDS encoding glycosyltransferase family 2 protein, encoding MIVPTYNERENVPHLVERLERALGRVSHELIFVDDSTDGTDDEIARLAVGHPNIVLVHREIRGGLATAVVEGFRRAESDAVCVLDADLQHPPEVVPSLVEALERTGADLVVASRNVRGGGYEAFSAVRRLASQVATHLARALLRRARLVADPMSGFFVVRREAVRGIALQPVGYKILLEILVRAPLRRVTEVPYTFRARGGGTSKLTLRQQGEYLAHLLRLLAVQPEDLRFLRFCLVGSVGALVNMGVLWGLTTRGIHYFLAGTAGTVIATTSNFLLNDAFTWQDRRSTSAPMRAGRYLRYWVVTGVSSAVQLGLLFALTTAGTPYLISNVIGIGAAAIWNFRMNGAWTWTTPRQPIARVSVD